Below is a genomic region from Citrobacter tructae.
TTGAGTTGGTTCGCGATATCAGAAGCTCATGTGGTTATACTGAAGGTGATTTTCAAACCTTTGTCTTAGATATTGGGTCACTGACATATGATGCGTTTATCAAATCTGACGGTAAATATGATTATATCCTCAACTTGTCCGCGCTAAAGCATGTCCGCAGTGAGAAAGATCCTTTTACTTTAATGCGGATGGTTGAAGTTAATATTCTCAATACTGAAAAATCTATAAGCCAATCGATCGCCGCAAACGCTAAAAAATATTTTTGCGTTTCCACAGATAAGGCAGCGAATCCGGTCAACATGATGGGTGCATCAAAACACATCATGGAAATGTTTTTAATGCGACAAAGTGAACAGATTGATATCTCAACGGCGCGCTTTGCAAATGTCGCATTCTCCGACGGTTCACTGTTACATGGATTTAAACAGCGGCTTAATAAACAACAACCTCTCGTTGCGCCCAATGATATTAAGCGCTACTTTGTCACTCCGCAGGAATCGGGCGAGCTTTGTTTGCTATCCTGCATTTTTGGAGATAACCGGGATATCTTCTTTCCTAAATTGGACCCACAACAACACTTGATATCATTTTCCGATATTGCCGTACGCTATTTGCAACAGCGAGGCTTCGAACCCTGGCTATGCCAATCAGAAGATGAAGCGCGCGAACTGGCAAAATCTCTCCCGGAAAAAGGAAAATGGCCATGCTTATTTACATCCAGTGATACTACCGGTGAAAAAGATTTCGAAGAGTTTTTTACCGCTAATGAAAAGTTAGACATGGATCGATATGCAAAAATCGGCGTTATTAAAAACGCCCTTAGTTATGACAATGCATTGCTAACACGCTTTGAGTCTAAAATTAACACCATGCGTAATGAACTGCAGTGGAATAAAGAAGACTTTATTAGATTGTTTTTTACGATGATCCCAGACTTTGCACATAAAGAGACAGGGAAATATCTTGATGGAAAAATGTAACAAAGGTATTTTACGATGAACAGTCAGTTAGTCATCGATTTTATTCGCGACACCTATAAAACCAATAATTTTATTCCACTGCATGCTCCCTCTTTTGAGGGTAATGAAAAAAAATATGTCCTTGATACGCTGAACAGTACCTTTGTTTCCAGTGTCGGAAAGTATGTTGACGACTTCGAAAGTAAAATACAGCGTTATACCGGAACCGCAAGAGCCATCGCTACAGTTAATGGCACCGCGGCACTCAGTACTGCGCTCTATCTTGCTGGAGTGGGACGCAATGATCTTGTGCTCACTCAAGCTTTAACCTTTGTGGCTACCTGCAACGCGCTTTATCACCTTGGCGCTGAACCTGTATTTATCGATATATCTAAAACAAGTCTGGGGCTTTGCCCGGTAGCAATGGAGAACTGGTTAGACGAAAACGCAGAGCGCATAGAAAATGAATGTATTCATAAAAAAACAGGAAGAACTATCCGCGCGGCAGTTCCCATGCACACCTTTGGTCACCCCGTCGAACTTGATGAAATTCTCGCCGTATGTAACAAATGGCATATTACCTTGATTGAAGATGCCGCAGAAAGCCTGGGTTCATTTTATAAAGATACACATACCGGTACTGCCGGAAAATATGGTGTACTCAGTTTCAATGGTAATAAAGTGATAACCACCGGTGGCGGTGGCATGGTTTTGTGTAAATATGCCGATGCCGGTATCAGAGCCAAGCACATAACCACGACGGCTAAAGTACCCCATCCTTATGAGTTCTTTCATGATGAACCGGGATTCAATTCCCGCATGCCTAATCTGAATGCGGCGCTGGGATGTGGTCAAATGGAACATCTGAATAGGTTTCTTCAGCAAAAGCGAACGCTGGCTATGCGTTATGCAGAATTCTTCAGTGATTCTGCGTTTAAATTTGTTAAAGAACCTGCCTATGCACAGTCAAATTACTGGCTAAACGCCGTCATCTGTGAAAATAAAGAGGCCCAAAAGGCATTTCTTTATCAAATGAATATGGCAAAAGTGATGGTCCGTCCGGCATGGAAACTCATGCATCGCTTGCCTATGTTCTCTCATGCTATGCGCGGTGACTTAACACAATCAATCTATATAGAAGAGCGCTTGGTTAATTTACCCAGCTCAGCATCCAATTTATTATGATATCAACAAGAATGAAAATAGCCGTATTTACCGGTACCCGTGCAGAATATGGACTGATGTACTGGTTGATGAAAGATATCCAGGCAGACCCGACACTCCAACTTCAATTATTGGTTAGCGGGATGCACCTCTCTCCTGAATTTGG
It encodes:
- a CDS encoding UDP-N-acetylglucosamine 4,6-dehydratase, which produces MNNISQLIGREYNLFANDIASHEKELKTIIANSSFLVLGGAGSIGQAVTKEIFKRQPKKLHIVDISENNMVELVRDIRSSCGYTEGDFQTFVLDIGSLTYDAFIKSDGKYDYILNLSALKHVRSEKDPFTLMRMVEVNILNTEKSISQSIAANAKKYFCVSTDKAANPVNMMGASKHIMEMFLMRQSEQIDISTARFANVAFSDGSLLHGFKQRLNKQQPLVAPNDIKRYFVTPQESGELCLLSCIFGDNRDIFFPKLDPQQHLISFSDIAVRYLQQRGFEPWLCQSEDEARELAKSLPEKGKWPCLFTSSDTTGEKDFEEFFTANEKLDMDRYAKIGVIKNALSYDNALLTRFESKINTMRNELQWNKEDFIRLFFTMIPDFAHKETGKYLDGKM
- a CDS encoding LegC family aminotransferase → MNSQLVIDFIRDTYKTNNFIPLHAPSFEGNEKKYVLDTLNSTFVSSVGKYVDDFESKIQRYTGTARAIATVNGTAALSTALYLAGVGRNDLVLTQALTFVATCNALYHLGAEPVFIDISKTSLGLCPVAMENWLDENAERIENECIHKKTGRTIRAAVPMHTFGHPVELDEILAVCNKWHITLIEDAAESLGSFYKDTHTGTAGKYGVLSFNGNKVITTGGGGMVLCKYADAGIRAKHITTTAKVPHPYEFFHDEPGFNSRMPNLNAALGCGQMEHLNRFLQQKRTLAMRYAEFFSDSAFKFVKEPAYAQSNYWLNAVICENKEAQKAFLYQMNMAKVMVRPAWKLMHRLPMFSHAMRGDLTQSIYIEERLVNLPSSASNLL